gaaaaaccgaggctactgagtctgccgataagaatatggtgattgacagagtcgaaagccttggccaggtcgatgaagacggctgcacagtactgtcttttatcgatgccggtatgatatcgtttagtaccttgagcgtggctgaggtgcacccgtgaccggctcggaaaccggattgcagagcggagaaggtacggtgggattcgagatggtcagtgatcgttttgttgacttggctttcgaagaccttagataggcagggcaggatggatatcggtctgtaacagtttgggtccagggtgtctccccctttgaagagggggatgaccgcggcagctttccaatccttggggatcttcagatgatacgaaggagaggttgaacaggctggtaatagggggtgcgacaatggcggcggacagtttcagaaatagggggtccagattgtcaagcccaggttttccagctctttcagaacatctgctatctggatttgggtaaaggagaagctggggtggcttgggcgagtagcagcggggggggcgggctgttggccaaggttggagtcgccaggaggaaggcatggccagccattgagaaatgcttgttgaagttttcgattatcacggatttatcggtggtgaccgtgttacctagcctcagtgcagtgggcaactgggagggggtgctcttgttctccatggactttacagtatcccagaactttttggagttagagctacaggatgcaaatttctgcttgaaaaagctggcctttgctttcctgactgactgcgtgtattggttcctgacttccctgaacagttgcatatcgcgggggctcttcgatgctattgcagttcgccacaggatgtttttgtgctggtcgagggcagtcaggtctggagtgaaccaagggctatatctgttcttagttctgcatttttttgaacggagcatgcttgtctaatatggtgaggaagtaacttttaaagaatgaccaggcatcctcaactgacgggatgagatcaattccttccagggtacccgggccaggtcgattagaaaggcctgctcgcagaagtgttttagggagcgtttaacagtgtgatgggtggtcgtttgaccgcggacccgtagcggatacaggcaatgaggcagtgatcgctgagatcttgattgaagacagcagaggtgtatttggagggcaagttggcaggataatgtctattagggtgcccatgtttacggatttagggttgtacctggtgggttccttgatgatttgtgtgagattgagggcatctagcttagattgtaggactgccggggtgttaagcatatcccagtttaggtcacctaacagaacaaactctgaagctagtggggagcgatcaattcacagatggtgtccagggcacagctgggagctgaggggggtcggtagcagcggcacagtgagagacttatttctggagagattaatttttaaaattagaagttcgaactgtttgggcatagacctggaaagtatgacagaactttgcaggctatctctgcagtagattgcaactcctcccctttggcagttctatcttgatggaaagtgttatagttgggtatggaaatctcagaatttttggtggccttcctaagccaggattcagaccaggcaaggacatcagggttggcagagtgtgctaaagcggtgagtaagacaaacttagggggaggcttctgatgttgacatgcatgaggccaaggatttttcgatcacagaagtcaaacaatgagggtgcctggggacacgcagggcctgggtttacctccacatcacccgaggaacagaggagtagtaggatgagggtgcggctaaaggctatcaaaactggtcgcctagagcgttggggacaaggaataaaaggagcagatttatggctgtggtagaatagattctgggcataatgtgcagacaggggtatggtggggcacgggtacagcggaggcaagcccaggcactgggtgatgataagagaggttgtatctctggacatgctggtctcaatgggtgaggtcaccgcatgtgtgggaggtgggacaaaggaggtatcagaggtacggagagtggaactacggggtccattgcaaaccaaaacatgataactagcctgaacaacagtatacaaggcatattgatattcgagagagacatacagtaaggcataaagtgattgcaggtcttgattgggagagctagctaaaacaacaggtgagataacagcagctagtcagctaacacagcaaacagcaggtaaaaatggcgacgactaggcagagagggtcggattgactacacacagagcctgagttaaaacacagagccgacagataaaacacaaataaaacagaatggagtaccgtgaattaatggacagtccggcaggcatcagctatgtaccaagtgatcatagtgtccagggggcagccgtagatggagcggGAGccgccactaagctagcacgcagtgttttaaagttagtagcccggggggtggtctgctcagacggagggggtctgctcagacggaggccggttgagggcacagcggatggggtatacgtctgcagaccagacgtggtcgtgtcgacagagaatccaagccggatggcgatggcgaaagagaggttgtgattgtagaattgtgtttgctaactgatgctagcttcgtggcagtggcgctagctgcaagctagctgtgaggatcagaagtagtggctcagggattacggcaggaatccggcgttgttgtcgagagacagtccgatgctggtaaattggtgagtaatatccaggctaataacagggctggtgtctgtgcagaaggtaaaagctgctagcagcggctaaaaatggctaagtagcttgtagctgattagctggttagctactggggttcttgaatgtgttccaaagttaaaaaaataatagcgattccgtatcacattgggtgaggtaggttaccggaaggtataatcgagttaaaatcgaaaagagatagattttttttttaaaatatatacaagaatacgaaaaaaatacaaagtacacgagaggactgAACagacacgtctacactgctacgccatcttggattccagtcgatcacgtggattgggatatgttcccattgcgtccaacaacaacattgacgaatacgctgattcggtgagcgagttcattagaaagtgcatcggtgacgttatacccacagcaacgattaaaacgttcccaaaccagaaaccgtggattgatggcagcattcgcgcgaaactgaaagcgcgaaccactgcttttaaccagggcaaggtgaccggaaacatgatcaaatacaaacagtgtagctattccctccaggcaatcaaacaagctaagtgccagtatagagacaaagtagagtcgcaattcaacggctcagacacaacaGGTATGTGgcgggtctacagtcaatcacggattacaaaaagaaaaccagccccgtcgcggaccaggatgtcttgctcccagacagactaaataacctttttgctcgctttgaggacaatacagtgccactgacacggcccgctaccaaaacctgcgggctctccttactgcagccgaggtgagtaaaacatttaaacgtgttaaccctcgcaaggctgcaggcccagacgcattccagccgtgtcctcagagcatgcgcagaccagctggctggtgtgtttacggacatattcaatcaatccttatcacagtctgctgttcccacatgcttcaagaggccaccattgttcctgttcccaagaaagctatggtaactgagctaaacgactaccgccccgtagcactcacttccgtcatcatgaagtgctttgagagactagtcaaggaccatatcacctccaccctacctgacaccctagacccactccaatttgcttaccgacccaataggtccacagacgacgcaatcgcaacgacactgcacactgccctaacccatctggacaagaggaatacttatgtgagaatgctgttcatcgactacagctcagcatttaacaccatagtaccctccaaactcgtcatcaagctcgagaccctgggtctcgaccccgcactgtgcaactgggtactggacttcctgacgggccacccccaggtggtgagggtaggtaacaacatctccacccgctgatcctcaacactggggccacaagggtgcgttctgagccctctcctgtactccctgttcacccacgactgcgtggccatgcacgcctccaactcaatcatcaagtttgcagacgacactacagtggtaggcttgattaccaacaacgacgagacggcctacagggaggaggtgagggccctcggagtggtgtgtcaggaaaataacctcacacacaacgtcaacaaaacaaaggagatgattgtggacttcagaaaacagcagagggagcacccccctatccacattgacgggagtagtggagagggtagtaagttttaagttcctcgcgtacacatcacggacaaactgaattggtccacccacacagacagcgttgtgaagaaggcgcaagaaATTcgtttgtcaccaaaagcactcacaaacttctacagatgcacaatcgagagcatcctgtcggctgtatcgccgcctggtcggcaactgctccgcccacaactgtaaagctctccagagggtagtgaggtctgcacaacgcatcaccgggggcaaactacctgccctccaggacacctacaccacccgatgtcacaggaaggccataaagatcatcaaggacaacaaccacccgagccactgcctgttcaccccgctatcatccgaaggcgaggtcagtacaggtgcatcaaagcagggaccgagagactgaaaaacagctctactctcaaggccatcagactgttaaacagccaccactaacatttagtggctgctgccaacatactgactcaactccagccactttaataatgggaattgatggaaatttatgtaaaaatgtatcactagccactttaaacaatgccacttaatataatgtttacataccctacattactcatctcatatatattactgtactctatatcatctactgcatcttgccatctttatgtaatacatgtatcactagccactttaaactatgccactttttgtttatataccctacattactcatctcatatgtatatactgtactctaccatctattgcatcttgcctatgctgttctgtaccgtcactcattcatatatctttatgtacatattctttatccctttacacttgtgtataaggtagtagttgtggaattggtaggttagattactcgttggttattactgcattgtcggaactagaagcacaagcatttcgctacactcgcaataacatctgctaaccatgtgtgtgtgacaaataaaatttgatttgaattgggttgaggtcaggtgattgtggaggccaggtattttgattcagcactccatcactctccttcttgttcaaatagcccatacacagcctggagatgtgttgggtcattgtcctgttgaaaagctaattatagtcccactaagtgcaaaacagatgggatggcgtatcgttgcagaatgctgtggttgccatgctggttaagtgtgccttgaattttaaataaatcactgacagtgagtttgaccatgaaggcctcatgagagccagtttcatcatagtgcttaatGGCTCTTgtgaatgcacttgaagaaactttaaaagttaatgaaattttccgaattgactgaccatgtctttaaagtaatgatggacggttgtttctctttgcttatttgagctgttcttgccattttaCCAcagagggctatcttctgtgtacaacccctcccttgtcacaacactactgattggctcaaacttatTAAGAactaaagaaattccacaaatttattttgttaattgtaacgcattccaggtgactacctcatgaagctggttgagagaatgccaagagtgtgcaaagatgtcattaaggcgaagggtggctactttgcacaaatctcaaatataaaatatatttttatttgttcaacacttttttggttacatgattccatatgtgttacttcatagttttgatgtcttcactactatatattttattttacctatatagttgagaacaagttctcatttacaactgcgacctggccaagataaagcaaagcagttcaacacataacacagagttacacatggagtaaaacaaacatacagtcaataatacagtagaaaaataagtctatatacaatgttagCAAATGAGGTGAAATAAGGGactgttctacaatgtggaaaataatacaaataaataaaaacccttgaatgagcaaacttttgactggtactgtatatctcatgACTAAGTTTCTGCCACCATTTCTCGCATCATTAATTTTAACACAAAGATCCTACCATGTCaaacgaacaaatgatctgtctgcATTCTGCATGAACAACCAAAACTATcgttttccatcacagctgtagtgattttttgttgttgttggtgtatgactttactcgcataaactgGATGGAAACGTAGTTAGCTGACATTGATTCTCTCAATTTGGGCATGGCAACAAATCTTgcattacttgtgtcattattTAAACTCAACGTCTAGTGAACAACCATGACGTCATAATGAGGCGCATTATCACGGAACATGACGTAGACAATAGGGAGATCAGATTGGTTTCTAGATCTGTAAACACAGAACCAGATAATCACAACACAAAATTAAACCGTGCTGTTTTCGTAATAATACCCAACAACTGGCGTCCATTTCAACTATCATACGATCGTTTTGCTGTTGAATCTCTCGGTGTGCGCATGCCAAATGGCGTAGTGCATGAGCAATCGAGAGGAAGTGGCGGGTGATCTGGGTCCGCACCTTTTCCGGTAACACAGCACCGCCACCGCTTTGACTGAACGACAGTAGAGAGAGGCAAGAGCGGGGAGAATCAACCTGGGGACCGGGGGTTGCCGCAGTTGTAGGTAAGCTACCTATCACATTTTCCAACGCGACGCCTTTTGTGTAAGCTTTAAAATTATTTTGCGCGCTATTTTCAGGCTTGAACAGTGCACTTTTGACATAAGGGTAGCCGATTAAagttgttctctgtctgtctgacacccCTCCCTTTTCTGAATTGCTCTTGtgttacagggagagagagaagagagaggaagagcgtaAAGTCGGATGAATCAATTACCTTTTGAGCATTCTAGACCTGGTTGTCCCCGGCGAAGATACGACTGGGGGTGATCTTATTTGTCTCCGGTACAATGAACTCCCGAATAGAATCGTTATTTTGAATCCGCCGATTGGAATAAGGGCAAGTGGACAGCCGGCAGACAAGGAGGAAGTCGGAACTACTACGGGCTTTTGAGAGGGCCTACTTTCTTAAACGCAACTATTAGGCTATATTTTTGGTATTTCTTTCTACATTATTGAAAACACCAAGGTACGCACCGGGACCTGAAATTTAGATTCGCTAATCGTTTGAATCAAATAGACTGAATTATAGTGTTGTGGATTATGAAAATATTTCCCCACCCTCTCCCGGCACCTAGACGTCAAATTCTCAACCACTTCAATTTCCCTTTGCACACCTCTCATAGTTCCTAGTTATTTTCTGACAGCTGTTAAGGTAacggaatatttgtatttttcagtGAATAATTTTCCATTGCTTGCCCGCCATTCTAGACACGAGTATCTGGAACAGTCGTTTGTAACTGCCACcgtctttaaaaaagtatacttgTGTCAACCTACCACTGATAGACTGTCACGTGGACGTCTGCTGTCAGGCAACCTGCTACCGCAATAGAAACGAAAcctgtaacttttttttaaaataacgatTTCTGCTCTCTTGAAATCATAGGGAagctatttagatttgttttctaAGGAAGTGGATTGTTCATGCACAGCCTACAATATGGGGAAAATGCTCTCGAAGATCTTTGGCAACAAGGAGATGAGGATATTGATGCTTGGACTTGATGCTGCTGGCAAGACCACCATCCTCTACAAACTAAAGCTGGGCCAGTCCGTCACCACCATTCCCACTGTCGGCTTCAACGTTGAGACGGTAACCTACAAAAACGTGAAGTTCAACGTGTGGGACGTCGGGGGCCAGGACAAGATCCGGCCGCTGTGGAGGCACTATTACACCGGCACCCAGGGCCTCATCTTTGTGGTGGACTGTGCCGACAGGGACCGGATAGACGAGGCCCGCCAGGAGCTCCACCGGATCATCAACGACCGGGAGATGCGAGACGCCATCATCCTGATCTTCGCCAATAAGCAGGACCTGCCCGACGCCATGAAGCCCCACGAGATCCAGGAGAAGCTGGGCCTGACCCGGATCAGGGATAGGAATTGGTACGTTCAGCCATCGTGTGCTACCACCGGTGATGGACTATACGAGGGCCTGACCTGGCTCACCTCCAATTACAAATCTTAATGTTCATCACTTCTATGTTCAGCCTGGACTGTTTAGTTACAACAAGCAAAAAATAAGTGAAATGAACAAGAGATGGAAAAAATTACAAGCTGAGGCAATTAATGAATAATATGACTTCTCAGATGATTAAATGAAAAGTTTgattatactttttttcttttGATAATGACTTCCCTATAACCCACATTTTCTTTATAAACAAAAATACTATTGTTTTGGCTGGCTTTTCWTTCATATTTTTTCCCGCTTTGGCTCTGTAATATACTTCGCTCACATTCTTATCACTCAATACTTTGCTTTCAGAAGCCCTGAAAGATGCGTGTTCACAAACAAAATCTCTTGTATGATGTTTTGGGGGATAGCAGGGTTCTATAGATACATTAGACAGCCTTTTCATACAGTATTCTCATGTCCCAACTTCCACCCAAAAGATGGGAAATGCCCCTTTGAGGACGTTACCCATTCATATCTGTGCCGGAAACAAAGGGGCAGCATCAGCATATCAGTTCAACTGccaccatgttttttttttaaggattAAGATTGTGTATTACGGACATGTAAGGACCTTGCGAAGAAGTACTTTTTTCACTGTTGATTGATTGTATAAAAcaaaaaatgaagaaaatgtTAGTACGTAATTCCTTAAACAGTGATTCCATCCATGATGTCTGCTAGGGAAGTTTTCTAAAAAGACACTATATGGATGCTGGAATATATGGAAACTGACATGGATGGATATTGTTGTATTTGTGTTCTGTTTTCGGATCAGAATCTTTTACCACTGGTCTCGTTTTGCCTCTATTCTTCCAAGCGCTTCCATTTGCAGCTCTGGCTGGCTTTTGCGAAGCCCTGAGTTTTATAGGTGCACCAACAGACTGACAGCATACTCATAGCTGAGTCTGCACTATAGGTGGGGGGGACTACCTTATCCATGAGAGGATGAGAAGACACATACTATAGGCCCCTTGACAAAGTGCACACTTGACTCTTGACTGACTCTTGGACCCCAGTAAGCGTTTACTTTTCAACCCCCCCACCACCATACCACTTCAATGGTGCTCTGCTCTCCAGTAACTGGGGCCTTCTGCGCTGCTCATTCACATCAGCTGTACAGCTCGTGTCATGCAGTCAGACAAGACTGTACtttctgttcagtatagataagaaaatgctttgttttatttttttgttcaattTGCTATGCTGACTAAATAATAAAGATATCCAGATCAACATGGAAGTGGAGCTTTTTCAATATGATGCCTTGTTGACTAACATGTACATGCTTAAACTATTTGAATGTCACAAAAGAGGAAGTAAAATTTGGCTGTTAAAAAAATTGATGTGTGAACTGTGAAGTCTGTTTGGTGTGTTTCCGTTGTGCTCTTTCATGGCGTGAGTCACAGGCTTTGAATAAGTGATGATCTCTGGTTTCGGGTTGTGATTGTCAGGTAGCTTAGACCTTACTTTCAAGGCCTCTATGTATCCCATAGTCCATTAGAATACTGTAGTAGGAGTCTCTGGTGTATTTAACCCAAAGTGCTTTTTGACATTTAGGGCTGTGTAAGCAAATCATGCCCAAGCTGTTTTTCTTTTGTGAATTTGTAAGGGGTTATAGTCAAACTCAAGTTTCTAAAATCAATTTTCACACTTGAAGTTGAAGAAAGTTAGTCCTTAAGTTGGTGTTGGTTTGAACGTAGGAGACTGCTGACAGATTGAACCCCACCACCTTGTCAATTAGCCTCAAATGGCCACAGATTGACAGACGTTGACTGGATGGCACTGACTGACAYCGGTCTACTTGTGTACAGAgatggtagatttaaaaaaaatctggttattttttttaaaatgggCCACTCAAACAAAGCCTTGTCCTCAAGAACAAACAacactcagtgtatttgagtATGTACGTTGACACTTTCAATTGtatacattcacagatttaaatAATACATAAGGCAAGGGAAAAAGGTTGGTCATATTTGAACATGCCCTTAGTTGCTCAAAGCAAGTTACTGTTATGGCAAATCTGTTGGCAAGTGTAACGTAATGCGTTTGTGTTCACACCAATGAGAACCTGCTTGGCGTCTTGGTTGGAGAGTGATGTCATCCTTCATGCTCATGTGACCCGTAGGGGGTGTCAGCCACACAAAAGGCCCCAGCCAGCCTGGCTGGCAGCTCGCCCTGGGTAGACTATGcccttaggtacagatctaggatcagtttacccgcTCCCAAATCCTAACATTAACCATTAGAGTGGGGGAATAAGAAAACTGACATTAGATAAGCGTCTATTGGCAAGTTCATCCCcaaaaagagagggagtgtgaatGATTGGTATGACATCAGTGACTGAAGTCAGAAAATGCTAGAGGGAGACATGCATGTCAGTGTGATCGTCGTTTGAGGTGTGGCACAGTTGTTCCAGAGAGAGCAGTCAGCCAAATGTGAAGCTTCAGTTTTGAGCTTATAGATGAGCGCTTATATGAACGTTCAGTGTGACCTTTAtgataaagaaaaaaaacaaggagcAGTTTAAGGTATTACATATTTGCCGTTTAGTATgcagtttgtgcaaatgtattaccaCACAATAATCCAGCAGCTAGTGCCCAGCACTTCTGGTTCTCTGTGAGGGAATGCCTTTCTCTGATGAAATGGAGGCATGGCTACAGTGTTGGCTAATGTGTTGTTTGTTCTG
Above is a genomic segment from Salvelinus sp. IW2-2015 linkage group LG28, ASM291031v2, whole genome shotgun sequence containing:
- the LOC111954220 gene encoding ADP-ribosylation factor 6, which gives rise to MGKMLSKIFGNKEMRILMLGLDAAGKTTILYKLKLGQSVTTIPTVGFNVETVTYKNVKFNVWDVGGQDKIRPLWRHYYTGTQGLIFVVDCADRDRIDEARQELHRIINDREMRDAIILIFANKQDLPDAMKPHEIQEKLGLTRIRDRNWYVQPSCATTGDGLYEGLTWLTSNYKS